The genomic window GGTCTCGAGCGACCTGCACGACGGTCCCGCGCAGGATCTGAGCTACGCGCTGCTGAGGCTGGACAGCCTGACCGCGCACGCCGCCGGACAGCCCGCGCAGGAGGAAGCGCTGCGGAACGTGGAGCAGTCACTGGAATCCGCGCTGCGCGAGGTGCGGGCCATCGCCACGGACCTGAGGCTGCCAGACCTGCTGGGCCTGAACCTGCACGAGGCGCTCGAACGGGCGCTGCGCGACCATCGCCGCCGGTCCGGCGTGGAGGTCACCCTGCACGTCGGCGACCTGCCGACCGACCTGCCCCTGCCGGTCAAGATCACGGCCTTCCGGATCGTGCAGGAGGCGCTGACCAACGCGGCCCGCCACGCCCCGGGCGGCGAAACGGGCGTGCACGCCCGTCAGGAGGGCCGCTGGCTCCTGCTGCAGATCCGTGATCGCGGGCCGGGCTTCACGTGGAGCGGCGAGGCGCAGGAGGGGCACCTGGGACTGGTGGGCATGCGTGAGCGGGCCGAGAGCCTGGGCGGCACCTTCACCGTGACCGCCCGGCAGGGGGGCGGCACCTGCGTGGAGGCCCACCTGCCGCTGCACCCGGAGGACCACGATGCCTGACCCGACCCCCGATCTTCAGCCCGATGCCGTGCGGATCGTGATCGTGGACGACCACCCGCTGTTCCGCGAGGGCGTGGCCGCCACGCTGGGCGCCGAGCCGGGCCTGGAGGTGGTCGGCGAGGGTGGCAGCGCCGACGACGCCCTGCGGCTGTGCACGTCGCTGCTGCCGGACCTGCTGCTGCTCGATCTGAACCTGCCGGGCGGCGGGATGCACGCGGCGCGGGAGGTCACGGCCGCGTGCCCGGTCACGAAGATCGTGATGCTGACCTTCAGCGAAGAGGAGGCCGACGTGCTGTCGTCCCTGAAGGCCGGGGCACGCGGGTACATCCTCAAGGGCGTGTCCGGGCGGGAACTGCGGCGCATCGTGAAGGCCGTGCACGCGGGTGAGGTGTACATCACGCCGTCCCTCGCGGCGGGGGTGCTGGTCGAGATGGCCACGCCGGGACGCGGCGCGCACCATCCCCTCAGCGACCTCACGCCGCGTGAACGGCAGATCCTGGAGGGTGTCGCGTCGGGGCGCAGCAACAAGGAGATCGGCCGCGACCTGGAGCTGACCGA from Deinococcus sp. KSM4-11 includes these protein-coding regions:
- a CDS encoding response regulator transcription factor, which translates into the protein MPDPTPDLQPDAVRIVIVDDHPLFREGVAATLGAEPGLEVVGEGGSADDALRLCTSLLPDLLLLDLNLPGGGMHAAREVTAACPVTKIVMLTFSEEEADVLSSLKAGARGYILKGVSGRELRRIVKAVHAGEVYITPSLAAGVLVEMATPGRGAHHPLSDLTPRERQILEGVASGRSNKEIGRDLELTEKTVKHYMTNILQKLQVRNRVEAALLAQREAGR